In Reichenbachiella agarivorans, one genomic interval encodes:
- a CDS encoding phytoene desaturase family protein — protein MGKQYDVVIVGSGPNGLSAGIVLAAKGLQVLIIEGAETVGGGTRTSELTLPGYYHDVCSAVHPMGYLSPYFKTLPLEEFGLEWIIPKASAAHPLDNQEAVLLSKSISETAHNLGIDAEKYQKIVTPFVDQAEDLLSDSLKPLGIPSNPLLLMQFGLKALQPATFYSKHAFEGERAKALFAGCAAHSVLPFDKFFTTAIGLMFLVTGHVENWAIPKGGSQNIANALAAYFKSLGGELKPSTKITDYKQLPDAKKYMFDTDPIQLAHIAKDQLPPSYQARLNKYQFGPGVFKIDYALDAPIPWKDPRCLDASTVHVGGTFAEVAASEKDAWEGRECQRPFVMLSQQSQFDTSRAPEGKHTGWAYCHVPNGSNKDMTQAIESQIERFAPGFKDTILAKRTMTTQDFYQYNPNYLGGAITGGAADIFQLFTRPVARIDPYSTPNPDIYICSASSPPGGGVHGMCGYHAAQSVLKSLKIR, from the coding sequence ATGGGTAAACAATATGACGTAGTAATCGTCGGCTCTGGCCCCAATGGATTGAGTGCTGGTATTGTCTTGGCAGCCAAAGGCTTGCAAGTATTGATCATAGAGGGGGCAGAAACAGTTGGAGGTGGTACAAGAACCTCAGAACTGACTTTGCCAGGCTACTATCACGATGTCTGCTCGGCAGTACATCCGATGGGGTATTTGTCTCCCTATTTCAAAACGCTACCGTTAGAAGAATTCGGTTTGGAATGGATTATTCCTAAAGCTTCTGCCGCTCACCCTCTAGACAATCAAGAAGCAGTACTCTTATCAAAATCCATCTCAGAGACAGCTCATAACTTAGGAATTGATGCTGAAAAGTATCAAAAAATTGTAACGCCATTTGTGGATCAAGCGGAGGATTTACTCTCAGATAGCCTGAAACCACTTGGGATTCCAAGCAATCCCTTGTTGTTGATGCAGTTCGGCTTGAAAGCCCTACAACCCGCTACTTTTTATTCCAAACATGCTTTTGAAGGAGAAAGAGCCAAAGCACTTTTCGCTGGTTGTGCAGCACATAGTGTATTGCCATTTGATAAATTTTTTACCACCGCCATCGGTTTGATGTTTTTGGTAACGGGTCATGTTGAGAATTGGGCGATACCCAAAGGCGGATCACAAAACATTGCCAATGCTTTGGCTGCTTATTTCAAGAGTTTGGGAGGGGAATTGAAACCATCGACCAAGATCACAGATTACAAACAATTGCCAGATGCTAAGAAATACATGTTTGATACCGACCCTATCCAATTGGCTCATATTGCCAAGGATCAGTTGCCACCGTCGTACCAAGCCCGATTGAATAAATACCAATTTGGTCCTGGTGTATTCAAGATTGATTATGCGCTGGATGCTCCGATTCCATGGAAGGATCCTCGCTGCCTGGATGCCTCTACAGTGCACGTTGGAGGTACTTTTGCTGAAGTAGCTGCCAGTGAAAAGGATGCTTGGGAAGGAAGGGAATGTCAAAGACCTTTCGTGATGCTCAGTCAACAGAGTCAGTTTGATACAAGTCGAGCGCCTGAGGGGAAGCATACGGGTTGGGCTTATTGTCATGTGCCCAATGGCTCAAACAAGGACATGACTCAAGCAATTGAAAGCCAAATAGAGAGGTTTGCGCCAGGCTTTAAGGATACAATTTTGGCAAAAAGAACCATGACGACACAGGATTTTTACCAATACAATCCTAACTATTTGGGTGGAGCGATCACAGGTGGTGCAGCAGACATTTTCCAATTGTTTACAAGACCTGTTGCACGAATCGACCCGTATAGTACGCCCAATCCTGATATCTACATTTGTTCGGCATCCTCACCTCCAGGTGGAGGCGTACATGGGATGTGTGGTTATCATGCAGCACAGAGTGTATTGAAGTCTCTCAAGATCAGGTAG